The following is a genomic window from Vitis vinifera cultivar Pinot Noir 40024 chromosome 6, ASM3070453v1.
TTACAGAGAAAGTTAACAGTCAAAATGCAGAGAGTGAATAGGAAGTACACATAGGGTGCCAAgcaaaaaggccaaaaaaaggGACATGGAAAGTTCCCTCTTCTACTAAGAATCtatccaatcaacaaaatccatCATTCACACAGATGCCTCCACTATATTTGTGTGTTATAAAaggggatttttttatttatttttaatatgatgaGGTTACAAAATAAGTTGCAGAATGGTTTATAATTTCATCAAAGCCCAAACTTATGGTTACTTGGGTTAAGTCAACTCACTTATCAGCCAGTTACAAGTGTGTAACAAAGTCACAGAAGAGGATTTCTTTCCATAAGGCAAAGTCACAAAAGAAGCCAAGGCTACTGTTATTCAGGCGGAATCAACTCacttatcaaacaaaaaaaggtGGAGTCAACTCAGTATCAGTGGAATCGATGATCCAAAATTACTTCCTAAGGGAATACCATTGCAGGCAAAAGTTTGAGAGTTGTACTAGAACACCCAAATCTTCTGTGTGGACAAATGTTGAGACCAACAACTCCATTAAGTGTGGATTCCCAACTACAAGGGATTGGTTACATTAAGCAAAAGGTTCCAAATTTAGAGATTGTCAGCATTGAATGGTTAAAGAACTACCaatctttataaaatttcttttctttgttccattttttttctaatgaatgTACAATCTAATGCTGTACTGAAAAGCCATAGGTTATAGCTAGTAATATGGGAGAATGGAATAAGATATACATCTTgaaatcatatccagcagttgTTTCAAGCAATACAATATGATCAAGTACATATTATGCAATATCTTGTCACCAATCCAGTTAATTCCAATTAAAAGAGCACAGATATGATTGTAAATTAGAGATAAGGTAGAAGGGACCGATTGAACAAACCTTGGAAATGGTAAGAGCAGGGCTCCATTGTTCTTTAAGAATATCCAGACAGATACTTCCATTGCTATTAATGTTAGGATGGAAGACCTTAGTCCTAAAAGCAACCTGAAATATTCAACTTATCAGTCTTCTCACATTTCATAACACAAAACCgccaaataatttaataaaattaattaagacaaAAGGGCATCACCAACAAGTTAACACACAAAAGAAATCAAGCTACAGCAGTCTATTACACATAGATAACTACCAAAAACTACATTGACATTCAAAAACagatatataagaaaaaatagaggGGGCATTTCAAGATAGAGGAAAGAAGATGGAAGAAGAGGGAGGATACCTTAGGGGGCTTAAAAGGATAATCTGGAGGAAAATGAATAGAAACAAGGAAAACCCCTCCTGCATATGGGCTATCAGTTGGACCCATAATGGTTGCTTGCCAATGGAACATGTCTTCAGCTACTGGACCTGCACAAGGAATAATcacatgaaaaattaaaaacccaTGAATCATTGAAACCTCCCCACAAATCtataaatcatcatcatcaccacccAAACAATAAAATTGAAGCTGGAAGGTACCcacatgaaaaattaaaaacccaTGAATCATTGAAACCTCCCCACAAATCtataaatcatcatcatcaccacccAAACAATAAAATTGAAGTTGGAAGGTACCCACCAGCACTGCAGGAGGTAGGAGGGTCCTTCTGCAAATCCTTGAGCTCCTTCGATATGCGTTTGGATGCCATTTGGGTTTTTTCCCCCACCTAATTCAACAATCCAAACCAAACCCTAATCTAAGAAAGCACCCCTTTTACAGTTGCAGATCCAAGACCACAATCACACCACCCAACAGCCCCCAATCTCAGTTATATATAGAGTAGGATTAATACCATGGGCCCCCAAAACCGCTGCCTTCTAGAATTTTCggttctctctttctttccatATTCCATTTGGTAATTGCATTATTCCAATTGGCGTTTCTATCCATATCTCTTTGGTCATCCCTATCCTTCCTTttcactctctctctccccttttTCCCATTCATTATTCTTTCACCTGCCTCGCTGCTGTTAAAATGGTTTTTTCCCAATTGCTTCTCAAATGATTTACTGACATGAAacctcgttttttttttttttggaattaaaaagaaaaaaaatcaaaataaataaagaattaatttaaaaatccaTTAGTCAAACAAACTCACATTAAGATGCTCAATTCACCTTTGATTCACATCAATTGACTTGATCGTATTGTAAATTTATGAATCAACTTCCTacaataaaattgtaaataataaaataatcaaatttcaaTAACACCAAGAATTTTCATGTGAGAAAACCCCATTAATCAAGATTCAAGAGCATCAGTACAAATGAAATGTACTTATTGAATTAGGAATAAAGACCCGTCATTCGTCCTTCCCTGCAATTATCCTCTTGATCATCACTCATCCTCAACTCATTTGAagacttcatgctgaattccaaTCCTTATCCTTACattgaaaa
Proteins encoded in this region:
- the LOC100241514 gene encoding ubiquitin-conjugating enzyme E2-17 kDa — its product is MASKRISKELKDLQKDPPTSCSAGPVAEDMFHWQATIMGPTDSPYAGGVFLVSIHFPPDYPFKPPKVAFRTKVFHPNINSNGSICLDILKEQWSPALTISKVLLSICSLLTDPNPDDPLVPEIAHMYKTDRSKYEATARSWTQKYAMG